The DNA region CTGTAACTAACGCAATGGGCATGCCGACAAGTCCTGAAAAGCTTCCTGTGATCAACATTGCGAAGTACCTCACCGCGAAATCCCAATCAGGATTTGGAAAAACAACAACTGGGCCATATGGTACTAAGAACGTAGATACGCCGATAAAAACTACAGTGATGATAAATAGGTAAGCCCCTATTAAACCTCTAGCAACCTCCCCACGAGTTGGGTAAAATCTAGCGGCAAATAAACCAGTTAAAAACGAAACAACTACGACTGCCACAATAATTTTAGTCATTACCTCTGTAAATGAGTAAATATCTGAAAATGTGTAAACTCTAACACTATAAACGTAATATACAATGTAGATAACAAGAAACGCGACGCCCAGCGTAAGAGGTTTTAACCCAATCCTCCTAACCTCCAGCACAAGAGGTATAAACAACGCCGTGATTATAAACAACCTAATCCACAATTGATCAGTAAACATGGACACGGTTTCCCTCGTTCCTAATAGGTTATACACCTCCTTTCTCTTCATCTCTGCAGGTGTTGGATTTATGCCTAGACATGTGGCAAGCGCTTTGCCCATCGAGTAGGGGGGTACGCCAATGCTGGTGAGTATTCCCAGACTCGGAGCGATGTCTATTAGCAAAAATTCTTCATAACACACCCCTGGGGCAATGCCTCTACCTGCTATGAACATAAAAGTGTTCATAACTGTGTCCTCTCCCCCGCCGTGGTGACCACCTTTTTTAAAACCGTGGTCACTAAGCACTACCACAACGCCTCTATTTAAAACATCTGAGATCTCTGAAATAAAGCCGGCAATTAATATGAGGTAATTTTTAACTGTCGCGTTGTACTCCTTTGAAAAACCACCTGCCTTATGCCCAATTACATCTACATCATTTACCGTAACCCAGATAAAAACCTTGGAGCCGTTGGAAAGATTAGCCCTAAGCACCTCTACGGCTTTTTTCAGCGCCAAACTCCCCTGGCCGGCGCCTTCGTCTATCGCCACCGCCTTTACGCCGAATATCGTCTCTATCAAACCGTCGCCGATGTTAATTATCTTAAACCCTTTCTCCCTAGCTAAGTCGATTAGCCCAGTGATTTTTACTTTAAAAGCCCCCTCATTAGAAACAACTCCATGAACAGCAGGCGGGACTCCTGTTAATATTGACGCCCTGCTGGGGCCTGAATAAGATGGATAAACCGAACGCCCATTTGGCAAAAACAGCCCCATGTCTAAAAGCACAGAAGTCTCTGCACTCCGTATATAGCTTTGAACTACTGGTGAAGAAGCACCATCAAGCAAGACGACTATTATAAAGTCCGGAGTTTCTCCGCCAGTCTCAATAGGCGAAGAATACGGTAAATTCACTCCTCTGTATTGAAGCCAGGTGTTGTATGCAACAATAGACAAAGCGAGGAATATAATAGAATAAACAACAACCAGTAGCACAATTCTTATCACGTATATATGAATTTTCTAATGTACTTATACTTTTCTTCTCCTATTTAGAAGAACCTCTCCAGTTTCTAATCTTATCTCGACAATTCTGTGATATGGAATAAAACGCTCTTTCCCACCCACGTTTATCACAACGCCGTCTTGGCCTATCTCCACTACGTCGTCTGTTGAGCCCACCTCCTCCCCGCCGGCGCCGCCGCGGCTGATGTACCAAAATAGGGCGCGGCGGCCTGTCCACTTTACCTTGTTGAAAATTTGCTTCATGGGGTTAGTCACGTCTACATATGCCTCCTATATAATAACTTGAAGATTGGGGTTATAAGCGGAGAAGGTGCGGTTGGCATGGATTTAAGGAAGAATATCTGGGTGCGCATTCTCAGGAAGAAGGGGGCGGAATCGCCCTACGAGGTGGAGTACTACTAACGGCGGGGGCGTATATATACTACAAATTTCACGTTTTCAATGGGCAGAATTGCCAAGTACTATAGAGAGTACGGAGTACGTATTGTGAGGGGTTTTATGCAGTACGTCTGGGACGACCAGGGGAGGCGCTATATTGACTGCAACACCAACCACGGCGTCGTCTTCCTGGGACACGCCAACCCCAAAATCGCAGAGGCCGTCAAGAGGCAGTTGGAAGAGGTCTGGGCTGTGCCCCTCAACTTTTCTACCCCGGCCAGGGAGAGGTTTATTGAAGAGTTCTCGAAGCTTCTGCCCGCCAAGTTCGGGGTCGTCTTCCTACAGAACACCGGCACGGAAGCCGTGGAGGTGGCCATCAAGATCGCCAAGAAGGTCACCAAGAGACCCACAATAGTGGCCTTCACCAACAGCTTCCACGGAAGGACCATGGGCTCCCTCTCAATCACCTGGAACGAGAAGTATAGGAAGGCCTTCGAGCCCCTCTACCCCCACGTCCGCTTCGGCAAGTTCAACGTGGCGGCTGAGGTGGATAAGGTTATCGGCGAGGACACCTGCTGCGTAGTCGTGGAGCCCATCCAGGGCGAAGGCGGGGTGAATCCTGCCACGCCGGAGTTCCTCAAGGCGCTCAGAGAGGAGACTCAGCGCAAAGGCGCCCTGCTCATAATAGACGAGGTCCAGACCGGCTTCGGCAGAACAGGCGCTGTGTGGGCCTTCCAGAAATACGGCGTAGAGCCCGACATATTCACCGCCGGCAAGCCCGTGGCAGGGGGCCTCCCCATAGGCCTCGCCGTAGCCAAGGAGGAGTTCGGAGACGTCTTCGAGCCGGGGGAGCACGGATCCACCTTCGCCGGCAACGCGGTGGTTATGGCCGCTGCCGCCGCCGCCTCCCGGCTCCTTAGGGAGGAGGACGTCCCCGCCAAGGCCGAACGCGCCGGCGCTGAGCTCGCCAAGGCCCTCGCCGAGACGGGTTCCCGCCTAGCCGTCAGGGTAAAGGGCATGGGCCTAATGCTCGGGCTAGAGCTGAGGGTAAAGGCAGACCAGTTCATACAGCCCCTCCTAGACCGCGGAGTAATGGCCCTCACCGCGGGGGTCAACACCCTGAGGTTCCTCCCACCCTACATGATCTCAAAGGAGGACGTGGAGGTGGTACACGGAGCCGTCTCCGAGGTTTTAAAAAAGGCAGAAGCCCCCTAGGGGCGCTTCTTATCTAAGGCCCAGAAGAAGAGGTCCAGGGCCTCTCTTAGCCTATTCTCGTCTGCCCACCCGAGACCCACTCTGAGGTATCCCTTCATCTCAAAGCACTCCCCGGGGTTTACCAACACGCCGGTCTCTTCGAAAATCTCCTCGGCGAGTTTTAAGGTGTCGCCTCCTACATAGATGTGGCTAAACGCCGCCGCCTTAGTATTCCACCACTTGACATATGGCCTAGCCTTGACGTACTCTCCGAAGATGGCAAAATTGCGCCTAACGATGGTTCTAGACCTGTTTATGAAGTAGTCCCTCTTCTCCAACACGGCTACGGCGAGGTGTTGGTCAAGCAGGGGGGGAGATATAGTCGTGTAGTCCTTCACCGCCCAGGCCCCGTTCACCACATCCTCCGGCCCCACTACCCAGCCAATTCTAAGCCCCGGTAGGCCATACGTCTTTGAAAGAGAGCCGGTGACCACAGCCTTGTCGTAGTGCTTGGCGAAGGTGGGGGTCTCGGGGCCCTCGTGTTCAAGTCCTCTGTACACCTCGTCAACCACGAGGTACGCCCCTGCATCCTCGGCCAAGTCTACTAGCAACTTCCTCTCGCCTTCGCTGAGGACGTATCCGGTGGGATTGTTGGGGTTTGTCACAAACACCGCCTTTACCCCTCTAGCCACTTTTCTCTTCAGCTCCTCCTCGTCTAGCCCCTCGCCGTATTTTATCCACGTCTTATCCACCACAGCGCCTATCCCCCGGAGTATTCCAGGTATCTGCATATAGGTAGGCATAACCACTACCGCGCGGTCCCCCGGCCCCACCAAAGCGAGAGTAGTTACAAAGTTCGCCTCGGCGCCTCCCGAAGTGACTAAAACCTCCTCTGGCCCAACGCCATGCATCACCGCCAACTCCTCCCTAAGTCTCGGAAGACCCTTCGTCATCCCGTAGCCAAGCACCACCCCGCGGGGCACCCCAACCAACTCCACCAACTCCTCATATGTGAGAGGCTCAACGCCGCTTTCAGATAGGTTATACCGCGCTCTCCAATCCCTCAGCGACTGCCACCTCTCTAGGCAGAACTCGGGAAATATCACCTAATGAGGGGGGCCATCTTTTTTAAAAAGATGCTTATTACCACAAAGTCGGCGATTATGAAGGCGTGCATTATGGTGCAGTATATACAGACGGCTTTGAGGACCGCCAGCTCTAGGTATATGAGGTACGGCAAAATGGCGAGGCCCAGGAGGCGCCACCAGAAGATAAACCGCGCCGCTGGCCTCGCCAAGGTCCGGTAGAGCCATAGCGCAGCGGCGATGTTGACGACGAACCATAAGGCGGCGGCCACATCCAGCGGAACAGGGCCTATGTAAGCGTATTCGCTCTTCAGGACCTTTACACAGTCGGCGGTTACACCTGGCAGTATCTCGACGTTGGCGTAGCACCCCGGCGGGAGCTGGCCAAGCACGTAGAAAAGATACACCACAAGCCCCGAGGCGACGAGGCCGCCTAAGGAAAAGACCACAAGCAACGGCAACCAGAAGTTCATACATGCGCTTTATAAAGATATTAATAACCATAACTGCCTAGGCAAAAACTGCACCAACCCGCACGGTGGCAGGTACAAGTTTTTAAAGCCGCATAGAGCATACGACGTGAAATCGCTGTTCTTGGCGGCCGTCCTCGCCGCAGTAATTCTTATAATTATCGCTGGGATGGGGATGGTGGGGTCGGGCATAAGAGGCGTCGCCAAGATATCTGCCGAGGGGGTAGAAATGGAGCCGGCAGAGCTCCAACTCGACGTGGCGGAGCTGTGCTCGGGAACGGAGGTGCGGGCCGCCGCAGTGAAGGCAGAGAAGCCGGTTGAGATACAGTTCATGGCGGAGGCAAAGACCAGGGCCGCCGGCGGGAATATAAGCGTGGTAGGCGGGCTTAGGGCTAGGCTTGTCGGCGAGCGGGAGTACACAATAGACATGCCCTGCGCAGTAGCCACGGGGCCCTGCTACAGGATCATGGTGGTCATCCCGGGGTACGACGCCCCTCTCGAAATAGCCCCCGGCAGATACGACCTACTCCTCAGCGGCACCTGCACCGCAGACGGAGAGGGCTGGGCAGAAATAGAAGTCAACATAGTCCTAAAGGCGAGGCGCTGAAAGCGACGGCCCCCAGCGCCGGCACCCGACACAACTACACCAGCGCCGCGGCAACGGGCCCCTTCTCGGTGAGACGGAAAACGCAACATCAGTACGTAAAGACTAACACCCCCTTGCCCCTTGCGTATGCCTCCACCTCCCTCCCCACGTACGACCCGGCCAGCACTGGGACGACCGGCTTGCCTACCTGGCTACCCACAACCTCGGCTTTTGCCAGAAGAGCTCCCACGTCGTCAATCCTCGGCCTTACCTTCACCTCCACTACGTATACCCTCTTCTCAGTCTCCACCAGGAGGTCCACCTCGACCCCGTCAAACTCGGCGTTTCTAATACGCCTAACTACGGCTTCCCCCGAGGCCCTAAGCTCTGTTGAGAGGTCCTCCCAAACATAGCGCGTGTAAACTGCCTCTGTCAACGCCCCCAAATTCTCCTCAAGTCTAGAGAACCGCTTGTTCACCTCGCTTTTAAAGTTGAAATAATCTTCTAGGAACTTTTTCCACGTCTCAAACCACTCCGCCCAGCGCTTCTCATTCTCCTCCCACCGCCTCCAATTCGCCTCCCAGCGCTTCTCATTTTCCTCCCACTTCTTGTTGTTTTCTTCCCAGCGCCTGTTGTTCTCCTCCCACCGCCTCTGGCTCTCCTCTACAAACTTGTTGAAGTCCTCCCTTAACCTCTTCAGCTCGGCCAACACCTCGCCCAGCCCCAGCAAGCCGGCCACCGCGTACCTAAACTCCTCGTCCTCGCGCAACAGCCTCAGAAGCTCCTCCTTCAACCCCACACATCTACGGGGGGCCCATCTTAAAAACTTAAAAACGGCTGTAGGATGTGAAGGTCTACGAGATTAGGGTGCAGAGGGCGCTTTCGCCGTCCGGCCTCCCCGAGTACGACTACGCCCTCAACCCCTATGTGGGGTGCCTCCACGGTTGCCACTACTGCTACGCCATAGACTACACCAAGGGCCCCCCCGGCAAGATGTGGGGAAGCGTCGTGTACGTAAAGGCTAACCTCCTGGAGGTGCTTAGGAGAGAGGTGAGGCGCCTAAAGCCCGGCGTCGTGGGCCTCTCCACAATTACCGACCCCTACCAGCCCCCAGAGGCCTTCTACAAGCTGTCCCGCGGAGCCATTGAGGTGCTGGCCGAGGCGGGATTCCACGTCTCGGTGCAGACCAAATCCGGCATGGTCGTCCGCGACTTAGACGTCCTCAAGAGGTACAGGGAAAGGGTAGACGTGGGCATCACCATAACCACTCTGAGGGATAAGGCCAGGATTCTGGAGCCCATGGCCGCCCACCCCCTCGCCAGGGCAAGGGCAGTGGAGAAGCTAGCCGCCGAGGGGGTGAGGGTGTGGATCTTCATGGGGCCCATAATCCCCGGGTTCAACGACTCCCCCCAAGACATCGAGGAGGTGGTGAGGGTGGCCCACTCAACGGGCGCCGAGCTGATCTACGACAAGTACAGGCCGAGACCCATGGCCGACGCCCGCCTATCGGCAAATTACAGGAAGGTGGAAGTCTCGGAAGGGTGGTGGGCCCGCGTCAAAAAGGCCGTGGAGGATATTTGCGCCAGGTTGGGGGCCCGTTGCGTAGACGCAGAGGAGGAGTGGGCCGCGGCGAGTCGCTACCGCCGGTAGGCGCGTCTTGTGGTTATCTCCACGTCGTTTAGCTCGGCCAGCGCCCTCGCGTAGAGCTCCGCCCTCAGCGCCGGGTCGTCTATTACGGGGACGCCGGAGAGCGCCTCTAGGACTAACTCCGGCGGCGCCGAGTTGAGACAGACCACGTCCACCCGCCCATCCCCCAAAGCCTCCGAGAGGTCCACCTGGAGAAGGCCGAGCTCGTAAAGGTCGCAACCGCCCTCCACGTACACTGCGACGTCGTAGTCCCCCTTGAGGCTGTACCCCTTGGCCCTCCCCCCGAAGAGGTAGGCCA from Pyrobaculum arsenaticum DSM 13514 includes:
- a CDS encoding alkaline phosphatase family protein is translated as MIRIVLLVVVYSIIFLALSIVAYNTWLQYRGVNLPYSSPIETGGETPDFIIVVLLDGASSPVVQSYIRSAETSVLLDMGLFLPNGRSVYPSYSGPSRASILTGVPPAVHGVVSNEGAFKVKITGLIDLAREKGFKIINIGDGLIETIFGVKAVAIDEGAGQGSLALKKAVEVLRANLSNGSKVFIWVTVNDVDVIGHKAGGFSKEYNATVKNYLILIAGFISEISDVLNRGVVVVLSDHGFKKGGHHGGGEDTVMNTFMFIAGRGIAPGVCYEEFLLIDIAPSLGILTSIGVPPYSMGKALATCLGINPTPAEMKRKEVYNLLGTRETVSMFTDQLWIRLFIITALFIPLVLEVRRIGLKPLTLGVAFLVIYIVYYVYSVRVYTFSDIYSFTEVMTKIIVAVVVVSFLTGLFAARFYPTRGEVARGLIGAYLFIITVVFIGVSTFLVPYGPVVVFPNPDWDFAVRYFAMLITGSFSGLVGMPIALVTAILIQKNR
- a CDS encoding DUF504 domain-containing protein is translated as MKQIFNKVKWTGRRALFWYISRGGAGGEEVGSTDDVVEIGQDGVVINVGGKERFIPYHRIVEIRLETGEVLLNRRRKV
- a CDS encoding aspartate aminotransferase family protein — encoded protein: MGRIAKYYREYGVRIVRGFMQYVWDDQGRRYIDCNTNHGVVFLGHANPKIAEAVKRQLEEVWAVPLNFSTPARERFIEEFSKLLPAKFGVVFLQNTGTEAVEVAIKIAKKVTKRPTIVAFTNSFHGRTMGSLSITWNEKYRKAFEPLYPHVRFGKFNVAAEVDKVIGEDTCCVVVEPIQGEGGVNPATPEFLKALREETQRKGALLIIDEVQTGFGRTGAVWAFQKYGVEPDIFTAGKPVAGGLPIGLAVAKEEFGDVFEPGEHGSTFAGNAVVMAAAAAASRLLREEDVPAKAERAGAELAKALAETGSRLAVRVKGMGLMLGLELRVKADQFIQPLLDRGVMALTAGVNTLRFLPPYMISKEDVEVVHGAVSEVLKKAEAP
- a CDS encoding aminotransferase class I/II-fold pyridoxal phosphate-dependent enzyme — protein: MIFPEFCLERWQSLRDWRARYNLSESGVEPLTYEELVELVGVPRGVVLGYGMTKGLPRLREELAVMHGVGPEEVLVTSGGAEANFVTTLALVGPGDRAVVVMPTYMQIPGILRGIGAVVDKTWIKYGEGLDEEELKRKVARGVKAVFVTNPNNPTGYVLSEGERKLLVDLAEDAGAYLVVDEVYRGLEHEGPETPTFAKHYDKAVVTGSLSKTYGLPGLRIGWVVGPEDVVNGAWAVKDYTTISPPLLDQHLAVAVLEKRDYFINRSRTIVRRNFAIFGEYVKARPYVKWWNTKAAAFSHIYVGGDTLKLAEEIFEETGVLVNPGECFEMKGYLRVGLGWADENRLREALDLFFWALDKKRP
- a CDS encoding vitamin K epoxide reductase family protein, which codes for MNFWLPLLVVFSLGGLVASGLVVYLFYVLGQLPPGCYANVEILPGVTADCVKVLKSEYAYIGPVPLDVAAALWFVVNIAAALWLYRTLARPAARFIFWWRLLGLAILPYLIYLELAVLKAVCIYCTIMHAFIIADFVVISIFLKKMAPLIR
- a CDS encoding SPL family radical SAM protein gives rise to the protein MKVYEIRVQRALSPSGLPEYDYALNPYVGCLHGCHYCYAIDYTKGPPGKMWGSVVYVKANLLEVLRREVRRLKPGVVGLSTITDPYQPPEAFYKLSRGAIEVLAEAGFHVSVQTKSGMVVRDLDVLKRYRERVDVGITITTLRDKARILEPMAAHPLARARAVEKLAAEGVRVWIFMGPIIPGFNDSPQDIEEVVRVAHSTGAELIYDKYRPRPMADARLSANYRKVEVSEGWWARVKKAVEDICARLGARCVDAEEEWAAASRYRR
- a CDS encoding HepT-like ribonuclease domain-containing protein, producing MSREDAAVVKATAGLRNILVHGYAAVEPEKVVECSKRVGQDALRIAEAIISALEGRGIDPFEDEPVAKIRDVLSGRVRLAYLFGGRAKGYSLKGDYDVAVYVEGGCDLYELGLLQVDLSEALGDGRVDVVCLNSAPPELVLEALSGVPVIDDPALRAELYARALAELNDVEITTRRAYRR